The following coding sequences are from one Candidatus Nitrosotenuis cloacae window:
- a CDS encoding winged helix-turn-helix transcriptional regulator, whose product MQSSDYISPFLSEMSRFVGKRWNFRVLWELRNRKVMRYNEILESLHGISPSTLADVLKSLQKEMLVKRAVYGKTPPLKVEYSITQKGLDLIVASSPLVKWAIQKGRF is encoded by the coding sequence TTGCAAAGTTCAGACTATATCAGCCCGTTTCTTTCCGAGATGTCACGGTTCGTCGGAAAAAGATGGAATTTCAGGGTGTTGTGGGAGCTGAGAAACCGCAAGGTGATGAGGTACAACGAGATACTAGAGTCGCTCCACGGAATATCACCCTCAACGCTTGCAGATGTTCTAAAATCCCTGCAAAAAGAGATGCTCGTAAAGCGCGCAGTATACGGCAAGACACCTCCGCTCAAAGTAGAATACAGCATCACGCAGAAGGGACTGGATTTGATTGTTGCAAGCTCGCCCCTAGTAAAGTGGGCAATACAGAAAGGCAGATTTTAA